A region of the Mycobacterium sp. NBC_00419 genome:
CGCAGATCGCCGATCCCGGCGAGGACGACGCCCTGCGGGCGTGCGTCGCCGCCCTGCAGGACGGCTGAGCACTCAGTCGTCGATCGGGGTGCCCACCGAATCGTCGAAGAACCGGGTCAGCAGCCGGTCGAACTCGTCGAGTTCGGCTCCCGTCCAGCCCGACAACGCGCGCTGCAGATGACGGCGCCGGACCTCCTGCAGGGAACCGGCGACGCGCCGCCCGGTCCTGGTGACCGCGATCAGCGTCACCCGGGCATCGGCCGAATCCGGCTGCCGCGTCGCCAATTTCGCGTCGACGAGGCTGCCCACCTGCCGGGTCGCCATGCCGACGTCCATGTGCGCGGCGCGGGCCAGCGCACCCATCGACTGCGGGCCCTCGTCGATCAGGACGCGCAGCAACACGTAGGACGGCTGGGTCAGGGCGACGCCCGCCGCCGCAGCCTGACGGGCGAACATTGACCGGCTGCCGCTGAGCCGCATCACCTGGGCCAGCGTGTGGCTGATCGAGTCGAGCGACTCGTCCTTCGGTGAAGAACTCACTGAGCGTCCGTTCCGGCGTGGGTGGCCTGAGTGTCCTCTGCAATCATGCCAACCATGCCCGCTCACTCTGCGAGGACCGGCGCGGCCCTCGCGGTCGGGGCCATGGTGTGCGTCCAACTCGGTCTGGCGGTCGCCGTCGGGCTGATCGGCCGAATCGGGACCGACGGTGCGGTCTGGCTGCGGCTGACGTGGGCCGGGCTGCTGTTCTTGGTGTTGGTGCGTCCCCGTCCGTCGTCGTTCACCAGGACCACCTTCGCGACGTGCGTCGCACTGGGTGCCGTGACGGCGCTGACCACGCTGGTGTTCATGGCCGCGCTCGCGCGGATTCCGTTGGCGACGGCCAGCGCCCTGGAGTTTCTCGGACCGCTGGGTGTGGCGGTGGTCAGCGGCCGCGGGCGGGGCCGGCTGGTGTGGCCGGCACTGGCCGGCGGCGGCGTCCTGCTGCTCACCGAGCCGTGGCGCGGCACCATCGACACGACCGGCGTCTGGCTCGCCTTGGGTGCGGCGCTGTGCTGGGCGGCCTACATCCTGCTCACCCAGCGCGTCGGCGACAGCGTCGACGGGCTGGCCGGCCTGGGGGTGTCGATGCCGGTGGCGGCGCTGGTCGCCACCGCAGCGGTCGGTCA
Encoded here:
- a CDS encoding MarR family winged helix-turn-helix transcriptional regulator, with the translated sequence MSSSPKDESLDSISHTLAQVMRLSGSRSMFARQAAAAGVALTQPSYVLLRVLIDEGPQSMGALARAAHMDVGMATRQVGSLVDAKLATRQPDSADARVTLIAVTRTGRRVAGSLQEVRRRHLQRALSGWTGAELDEFDRLLTRFFDDSVGTPIDD
- a CDS encoding EamA family transporter — translated: MPAHSARTGAALAVGAMVCVQLGLAVAVGLIGRIGTDGAVWLRLTWAGLLFLVLVRPRPSSFTRTTFATCVALGAVTALTTLVFMAALARIPLATASALEFLGPLGVAVVSGRGRGRLVWPALAGGGVLLLTEPWRGTIDTTGVWLALGAALCWAAYILLTQRVGDSVDGLAGLGVSMPVAALVATAAVGHAVLPRLTPELILVGFGLALLLPMAPFVLELLALRRLNTAAFGTLMSLEPALALVIGFLVLQQVPTVLAIVGIGFVVAAGIGAARGGTRPQPGQETAAR